Proteins from a single region of Primulina tabacum isolate GXHZ01 chromosome 5, ASM2559414v2, whole genome shotgun sequence:
- the LOC142546523 gene encoding uncharacterized protein LOC142546523 translates to MSNTDSMVGLRYRGLSSGMPSVSRFRSGHMPPGMNVSSMIDNLSDSEMDTCSDSEGEGYGARYSLESSPQDDKVSDGSTKHNGFLNGRGARQGIIYDDSSESITSSEMNSTPRRSNNGVLGEKKLQSGVNASGISMQPKKETLKQDFRDRQQRNKSHEDDFPTAPPLMGSYEQVNIVSEKLPTSRADANSATWGSSATKVESNMSKNTKLGATEVTNPEVSVKTAAVPSQPLPARFPNFHASGLGYWYAVLSYDACVRLCLHSWARGCMEAPAFLENECALLRDAFGLKHILLQSEEELLKKESSELVSEGASVKTKKTIGKIKVQVRKVKMGMDPPTGCTFSSLKSSSSIKLESLQLRLANVKSIISSERRALKTERVAPVMNVNGSLLQQSMTYVIVGTRRYVKEVPKLLKIGLNAWRSSTTSYEMVQESYTCLLRSKSSSEEDAVRMHPGSGETRVFLPDGLGDDLIIEVRDSKGKYCGHVVLQVADIADESGERFRHCFIYREPEHEQVGKIQLHINYSTTLDENSHKCGSVAETIAYDCVLETAMKIQQFQQRNLSLHGSWRWLLAEFASYFGVSDAYTKLRYLSYVMDVATPTADCLDLVHDLLLPVVIKGKTKNTLSHQEVRILGEVSDQIEQVLTLVFENYKSLDESSLSGIMDVFRPATGEAAPALVPALRLYKLLNDILLPEVQTKLCRYFQNATKKRSKMHLAESEEFVSNNNENILMDPVALSTAYKKMKSLCLNIRNEILTDIEIHKQDLLPSFIDLPNLSSSIYSTELHSRLRAFLVACPPAGPTPPVVELVITVADFQRDLALWNISCIKGGVDAKELFHVYITLWIQDKRLALLELCKFDKVKSTGFSVQHSTTTFVDDIYTRLKEMLAEYDVIISRWPEYTFPLENAIADIEKAVVERLEKQYAEVLSPLKENAMPMKFGLKYVQKLAKGNLCPFNVSAELGAVLNSMKRMLDVLRPQIEAQLKMWVSCIPENGNMVAGESLSEVTVMIRSKFRAYVQSVTDKLVENTKLHNVTKLRKIIQNAKGGNVIESDLRDKMQPLKEMLATTINQLHKVLETQVFVIVCRGFWDRMGQDVLKFLEDRKENRYWHKASRVAATVLDDTFASQMQQLLGNALQEKDLEPPRSILEVRSMLCKDAVNHKDNNYYY, encoded by the exons ATGTCGAATACCGATTCAATGGTTGGGTTGAGGTATCGGGGCCTCAGCTCAGGGATGCCTTCGGTGTCCAGATTTCGGAGTGGGCATATGCCTCCAGGAATGAATGTCAGTAGCATGATCGACAACCTATCAGATTCTGAGATGGATACTTGTTCTGACTCTGAAGGCGAGGGCTATGGTGCCCGATATTCTCTGGAATCATCGCCGCAGGATGATAAGGTTTCTGATGGAAGTACAAAACATAATGGGTTTCTGAATGGGCGAGGAGCACGCCAAGGGATTATCTATGATGATTCATCAGAATCAATCACGAGCTCAGAAATGAATTCTACACCACGGAGAAGCAATAATGGGGTTTTGGGTGAGAAAAAATTGCAGTCAGGGGTTAATGCATCAGGCATCAGTATGCAGCCAAAGAAGGAGACTTTGAAACAG GACTTCCGTGATAGACAGCAGAGGAACAAGTCACACGAGGATGATTTCCCTACCGCACCTCCATTGATGGGCTCTTATGAGCAAGTTAATATAGTTTCGGAAAAACTTCCAACGTCTAGAGCTGATGCTAACTCAGCAACATGGGGCAGTTCTGCGACCAAGGTTGAATCCAACATGTCCAAGAACACTAAATTAGGTGCTACAGAAGTTACCAATCCTGAAGTGTCGGTAAA GACTGCAGCTGTGCCTTCTCAGCCTTTGCCTGCTCGATTTCCTAATTTTCATGCGAG TGGGCTGGGTTATTGGTACGCTGTTCTCTCCTACGATGCATGTGTTCGGTTATGTCTCCATTCCTGGGCCAGGGGGTGTATGGAAGCTCCTgcatttttggaaaatgaatgtgCACTGCTGAGGGATGCATTCGG GTTAAAGCATATATTGTTACAGTCTGAAGAAGAGCTACTGAAAAAGGAGTCTTCAGAACTTGTCAGTGAAGGAGCTTCAGTAAAGACTAAGAAAACCATTGGCAAAATCAAAGTTCAAG TACGGAAGGTGAAAATGGGAATGGACCCACCCACTGGATGCACATTTTCATCTTTAAAGTCATCCTCAAGCATTAAGTTGGAATCTTTGCAGCTTCGGCTGGCTAATGTAAAATCAATCATCTCTTCTGAACGGAGAGCACTGAAGACTGAACGTGTAGCCCCCGTAATGAATGTCAATGGCTCTTTATTACAACAAAGCATGACTTATGTGATTGTCGGAACACGCCGGTATGTAAAAGAAGTTCCCAAGCTCTTAAAAATTGGTTTGAATGCTTGGCGCAGCAGTACAACTTCGTACGAAATGGTACAAG AATCATATACCTGTTTGTTGAGATCCAAAAGTTCATCTGAAGAGGATGCAGTCAGAATGCATCCAGGATCTGGTGAAACTCGAGTATT CTTGCCAGATGGACTTGGAGATGATTTGATAATTGAAGTCCGTGATTCAAAGGGAAAGTATTGTGGCCATGTTGTGCTTCAGGTGGCCGATATTGCTGATGAATCG GGAGAGAGGTTTCGACATTGTTTCATATATCGTGAACCAGAGCATGAACAAGTTGGAAAAATACAGTTACACATAAACTATTCAACAACTCTTGATGAAAACAGTCACAAG TGTGGATCTGTTGCGGAAACCATTGCATATGATTGTGTGTTGGAGACTGCAATGAAAATCCAACAGTTTCAGCAAAGAAACTTGTCGCTACATGGTTCATGGCGGTGGTTGTTGGCTGAATTTGCATCTTATTTTGGTGTTTCTGATGCATACACAAAATTAAG ATATTTGTCGTATGTTATGGATGTTGCCACACCAACTGCAGACTGTCTTGATTTAGTGCATGATTTGCTGCTACCTGTGGTAATCAAAGGCAAAACTAAGAACACATTGAGTCATCAAGAG GTCCGTATCTTAGGAGAGGTGTCCGATCAAATTGAGCAAGTTCTTACATTGGTTTTTGAGAATTACAAGTCATTGGATGAATCATCTTTGTCGGGTATTATGGATGTATTCCGGCCTGCGACAGGAGAGGCAGCGCCTGCTCTTGTTCCTGCTTTGAGGCTATACAAGCTTTTGAATGATATACTTTTACCAGAGGTACAGACAAAATTATGCCGATATTTTCAG AATGCTACAAAGAAGAGGTCAAAAATGCACTTGGCAGAATCAGAAGAGTTTGTCTCCAACAATAATGAAAACATATTGATGGATCCTGTGGCTCTTTCAACTGCATATAAGAAAATGAAGTCACTTTGTTTGAACATACGGAATGAGATTTTGACTGATATTGAAATCCACAAGCAGGATCTTCTTCCTAG TTTTATAGACCTTCCAAATCTTTCATCATCCATATATAGTACAGAGCTCCACAGTAGATTACGAGCATTCCTTGTAGCATGCCCTCCAGCTGGACCTACTCCTCCGGTGGTAGAACTTGTTATTACTGTCGCTGATTTTCAAAGAGATCTTGCTTTGTGGAATATTAG TTGCATCAAAGGTGGGGTTGATGCAAAAGAATTGTTTCATGTGTACATAACGCTCTGGATCCAAGATAAGCGTCTTGCTTTGCTTGAATTGTGCAAGTTTGACAAg GTAAAGTCTACCGGCTTCTCTGTGCAGCATTCCACAACAACCTTTGTAGATGATATCTATACTCGTCTAAAGGAGATGCTGGCTGAGTATGATGTCATTATCAGTCGCTGGCCAGAATATACTTTCCCATTGGAAAAT GCCATAGCAGATATTGAGAAGGCGGTGGTAGAAAGATTGGAGAAGCAATACGCTGAAGTTTTATCCCCATTGAAAGAAAATGCTATGCCGATGAAATTTGGTCTCAAATATGTCCAGAAATTAGCTAAGGGGAATTTGTGTCCTTTCAATGTCTCAGCTGAG TTGGGAGCTGTATTGAATTCCATGAAAAGGATGCTTGATGTTCTACGACCCCAAATAGAAGCACAATTGAAAATGTGGGTTTCTTGCATTCCTGAAAATGGGAATATGGTTGCTGGGGAAAGTCTCAGCGAAGTAACGGTGATGATTCGATCCAAATTCAGAGCTTATGTTCAATCGGTTACTGATAAACTTGTTGAAAAT ACAAAACTGCATAATGTGACAAAGCTGAGGAAGATTATTCAAAATGCCAAGGGAGGAAATGTTATAGAATCCGATTTACGGGATAAGATGCAGCCTTTGAAGGAGATGCTAGCAACTACGATCAATCAACTTCATAAAGTACTTGAAACTCAAGTATTTGTTATAGTTTGCCGAGGATTCTGGGATCGGATGGGCCAG GATGTGCTAAAGTTTTTAGAAGACAGGAAAGAAAACCGATATTGGCACAAAGCCTCCCGAGTTGCTGCAACT GTTTTAGACGATACATTTGCTTCCCAAATGCAACAGTTACTTGGCAATGCACTACAAGAGAAGGACTTGGAACCTCCAAGGTCGATTCTCGAAGTACGATCGATGCTTTGCAAAGATGCCGTGAATCACAAAGACAACAACTACTACTATTAG
- the LOC142546524 gene encoding mitochondrial uncoupling protein 5-like, which translates to MGLKGFVEGGIASIVAGCSTHPLDLIKVRMQLQGEAPPANQVLRPALAFHTAIGAHHHHHVHLPPPPRVGLVSVGLSIVQQDGPAALFSGVSATMLRQTLYSTTRMGLYEIIKKKWTDPNTNNMPLMRKLTAGLIAGGVGAVVGNPADVAMVRMQADGRLPLSQRRNYKSVVDAISQMSKNEGVSSLWRGSSLTVNRAMLVTASQLASYDQFKEMILEKDLMKDGLGTHVTASFAAGFVASVVSNPVDVIKTRVMNMKVEAGAAAPPYSGAIDCAMKTVRAEGAMALYKGFIPTISRQGPFTVVLFVTLEQVRKLLEDF; encoded by the coding sequence ATGGGTTTGAAGGGATTTGTTGAAGGCGGCATCGCTTCGATTGTTGCAGGCTGCAGCACTCACCCACTCGATTTGATCAAAGTACGCATGCAGCTTCAGGGCGAGGCACCACCTGCCAACCAAGTGCTTCGCCCTGCTCTTGCGTTTCACACCGCCATCGGAGCCCACCACCACCATCATGTCCATCTTCCTCCTCCACCTCGCGTGGGTCTGGTATCAGTTGGCCTCAGTATCGTTCAGCAAGACGGCCCTGCTGCATTGTTCTCCGGCGTTTCCGCCACCATGCTCCGCCAGACACTATACTCCACAACTAGAATGGGTCTCTACGAGATCATTAAGAAAAAATGGACCGACCCAAATACAAATAATATGCCTCTGATGAGAAAGCTCACCGCTGGGCTTATCGCCGGTGGCGTCGGAGCTGTCGTCGGAAACCCTGCCGACGTCGCAATGGTTCGCATGCAGGCCGACGGCCGGCTCCCCCTCTCGCAGCGGCGGAACTACAAGAGCGTAGTGGACGCCATATCCCAAATGAGCAAGAACGAAGGAGTCTCTAGCCTGTGGCGAGGGTCTTCCCTCACAGTCAACCGCGCCATGCTCGTAACAGCATCGCAGCTCGCATCATACGATCAATTCAAAGAAATGATACTGGAAAAGGATCTGATGAAGGACGGGCTCGGAACCCATGTTACCGCCAGCTTCGCCGCCGGTTTCGTGGCGTCGGTTGTGTCAAACCCGGTGGATGTGATAAAAACCCGTGTGATGAACATGAAGGTGGAGGCAGGAGCGGCGGCGCCACCTTACAGTGGTGCCATTGACTGTGCAATGAAAACAGTGAGAGCAGAAGGAGCCATGGCTTTGTACAAAGGTTTCATTCCTACGATTTCGAGACAGGGACCCTTCACTGTGGTTCTCTTTGTTACGCTGGAGCAAGTCCGGAAATTGTTGGAGGATTTCTGA